A window of Plasmodium malariae genome assembly, chromosome: 5 contains these coding sequences:
- the EIF4A3 gene encoding eukaryotic initiation factor 4A-III, putative → MEHNDYYKSSEKYEICTSFENIGIDEGLLRGIYAYGFEKPSAIQQRGIKPILSGRDVILQSQSGTGKTCVFAVGALNCVNRNLNETQIIILSPTRELAEQTQKVCLALADYIHVTIYCCIGGKRMSDDIKALNNGVHIISGTPGRIYHMLNLRHLKCKYIKQLVIDEADEMLNKGFKEQVYDIYRFLSPNTQIILSSATLPQEVLEITNKFMHKPVKILVKRDELTLEGIKQFFVSIEKEQWKYETLADLYESLTITQAVVFCNTKLKVDWLTKKMLESNFTVCKMHADMTQSERDDIMLKFRQCKFRVLISTDIWGRGLDVQEVSLVVNYDLPNSRESYIHRIGRSGRFGRKGVAISFVKNDDIKILRDIEQYYSTQIDEMPMNITELL, encoded by the coding sequence ATGGAACACAATGATTATTATAAGTCTTCAGAGAAGTATGAAATATGCACGAGCTTTGAAAATATAGGAATAGACGAAGGTCTGTTAAGAggaatatatgcatatggaTTTGAAAAGCCATCTGCTATTCAGCAAAGGGGTATCAAGCCTATATTAAGTGGAAGAGATGTAATTTTACAAAGTCAAAGTGGAACAGGGAAAACTTGTGTGTTTGCTGTAGGGGCATTAAATTGTGTTAATagaaatttaaatgaaactcaaataataatattgtcACCTACTAGAGAATTAGCAGAACAAACACAAAAGGTTTGTCTAGCATTAGCTGACTATATTCATGTAACAATTTATTGTTGTATAGGAGGGAAAAGAATGAGTGATGATATAAAAGCATTAAATAATGGGGTCCATATTATTAGTGGAACACCAGGAAGAATATATCATATGTTAAATTTAAGgcatttaaaatgtaaatatatcaaaCAGTTAGTTATTGATGAAGCAGATGAAATGTTAAATAAAGGATTTAAAGAACAAGTGTATGATATATATCGTTTCTTATCACCCAATACACAAATTATTCTATCATCAGCTACATTACCACAAGAAGTTTtagaaataacaaataaatttatgcaTAAACCAGTGAAGATATTAGTTAAAAGAGATGAACTCACATTAGAAGGTATTAAACAGTTCTTTGTATCTATTGAAAAAGAACAATGGAAATATGAAACTTTGGCAGATTTATATGAAAGCTTAACTATTACTCAGGCTGTTGTTTTTTGTAATACTAAATTAAAAGTAGATTGGTTAACTAAGAAAATGCTTGAATCAAATTTTACTGTTTGTAAAATGCATGCAGATATGACTCAAAGTGAAAGAGATGATATTATGTTAAAATTTAGGCAATGTAAATTTAGAGTTTTAATTTCAACCGATATATGGGGTAGAGGATTAGACGTGCAAGAAGTTTCTCTTGTTGTTAATTATGATCTGCCCAATTCAAGAGAAAGTTATATCCACCGAATTGGACGTAGTGGGAGATTTGGAAGAAAAGGAGTTGCTATCAGTTTTGTTAAAAATGAtgacataaaaattttgaggGATATCGAACAGTACTATTCAACACAAATTGATGAAATGCCTATGAACATTACGGAATTGCTGTGA
- the PmUG01_05039900 gene encoding conserved Plasmodium protein, unknown function — protein MFKLNLDSYYYMYIKGLFKRKHLIVLLVNLIIILSFHKKTTGNFYILKNYLNILGYIDKKQGKNYNIIKESHYDPNETKKKNTWEEGGIPFLIHTTEDTNNYIDIKQYNNSFLKFLKNYIHIRNSYLYKWSFFYKIITPINILVKERQNSNLELIIKHEDILNSIVKITSLVIQEDTKNNKLIKKRTLLSLTKRRKNKKSRKDKSSRKNKKLRKKKKKKRRKKKKNKRRKKKNKKRNKKYQDDDDEEEEEDITNEKYQKYKRNRRRRKDDDIPMIEASTSYEDDDYRNRKRMIDEDSENDEDEEYPIEKKGKREKKKKHIDEDLELELKKKRKKARKRKRRDHDDEEEEDYIQFKPKRKKLRADKENDYTYKKHDLDEEDIKEKKHELEEVNDVVSELSTKKHLLEKAEDHMLKLLKTIHSLETKK, from the exons atgtttaaattaaatttggatagctattattatatgtatataaaaggTCTATTTAAGAGAAAGCACCTTATTGTACTTTTAGTTAAccttattataattttatcttttcataAAAAGACAACAGGCAATTTTTAcatcttaaaaaattatttaaatatacttggttatatagataaaaaacaaggaaaaaattataatattataaaagaaagtCATTATGACccaaatgaaacaaaaaaaaaaaatacttggGAGGAGGGTGGTATTccatttttaatacatacaaCAGAagatacaaataattatatagatataaaacaatataataactcatttttaaaatttttaaaaaactacATACATATAAGAAACAGTTACCTATACAAATGGagtttcttttataaaatcataACTCCTATAAACATTTTAGTAAAAGAAAGACAAAATTCAAATttagaattaataataaaacatgaaGATATTTTAAACAGCATAGTTAAGATAACTTCACTTGTAATACAGGAAGAtacaaaaaacaataaattaattaaaaaacgtACTTTATTATCATTAACTAAAAgacgtaaaaataaaaaatctcGTAAGGACAAATCttcaagaaaaaataagaaattaagaaaaaaaaaaaaaaaaaaaaggagaaaaaaaaaa aagaacaagaggagaaaaaaaaaaaataaaaaaaggaacaaaaaataccaagatgatgatgatgaagaagaagaggaagatataacaaatgaaaaataccaaaaatataaaagaaatagacGTAGAAGAAAAGATGATGATATACCAATGATTGAAGCTTCTACATCGTATGAAGATGACGATTATCGGAACAGAAAGAGAATGATTGATGAGGATAGTGAAAATGATGAAGACGAAGAGTATCCCATTGAAAAGAAAgggaaaagggaaaaaaaaaagaaacatatcGATGAGGATTTAGAACTTGaactaaaaaagaaaaggaaaaaagcgagaaaaagaaaaagaagagacCATGACGATGAAGAGGAAGAGGACTATATACAATTTAAAcccaaaagaaaaaaattaagggccgataaagaaaatgattatacatataaaaaacatgatttagatgaagaagatataaaagaaaaaaaacatgaacTCGAAGAAGTAAATGATGTTGTCAGTGAATTATCAACGAAAAAACATCTTTTAGAAAAAGCTGAAGATCATATGCTAAAATTGCTCAAAACCATTCATTCGTtagaaacaaaaaagtaa
- the PmUG01_05039700 gene encoding AP-4 complex subunit sigma, putative — MIEFLLMVNKQGQTRLSQYYNHLSIEEKTILEGELIRKCLSRVDYQCSFLQYREYKIIYRRYASLYLIVGVTNQDVNEFAILEMIHNIIEILDKYYENVCELDIMFNIDKTHFIIDEIICNGEICDMNKTNVLRPILLMDKFSLKM; from the exons ATGATTGAGTTTTTGTTAATGGTTAATAAACAAGGGCAAACCAGGTTAAGTCAGTACTATAACCACTTAAGTATCGAAGAGAAAACAATATTGGAGGGAGAACTAATAAGAAAATGCTTATCTCGAGTTGATTATCAGTGCTCTTTTTTGCAGTATagagaatataaaattatatacagaaG ATATGCTAGCTTATATTTAATAGTCGGTGTTACAAACCAGGATGTTAACGAATTTGCCATACTTGAAATGATTCATAACATTATTGAAATTCTAGATAAGTATTATGAAAATGTTTGTGAACTGGACATCATGTTTAATATTGATAAAACTCATTTTATAATTGATGAAATTATTTGCAATGGAGAAATTTGCGACATGAACAAAACGAATGTACTACGACCAATTTTGTTAATGGACAAATTCTctttaaaaatgtga
- the GAPM2 gene encoding glideosome associated protein with multiple membrane spans 2, putative — translation MYTYGVEGDDTYLPQAQYPSPYENQYQQDEDSPSPRGENHTPFIGYFSSHLLRTGFFLQCVSLVLMFVFYWAFGGTGIFVFDLYAGPECVKVSSSFHLTISILMAIYLLGTLYIAMFQVFVADNSKWCRGFRAGSKLLSAAVTLDLLSSILRLVQYLYAYFYMSMRWWARYQQTKSDWTLLHFGSIVHSFALFIYGAAFFYMEAYHDEGTYEELAWSNLTLFKLAGLAELLMVFSGFGAFFSILLLGAIMCATVWAFSFEPLLEKWSPELHSRDINADVLPEVKYDGEQCAYNEENVYEPYNVNPENIEYGEEMVQQNMKEKYVNGNSYDPNIYGQNNGIPTTYDYSQIEGQIKKNAEMGVSENNYVNTSQY, via the exons atgtATACTTACGGCGTAGAAGGAGATGATACATATTTACCTCAAGCCCAATATCCTTCTCCCTATGAAAATCAATATCAACAAGATGAAGACTCACCAAGTCCAAGAGGAGAAAATCATACTCCATTTATAGGTTATTTTAGTTCTCATTTATTAAGAACGggtttttttttacaatgtGTATCCTTAGTATTAatgtttgtattttattgGGCATTTGGAGGAACgggtatatttgtatttgatTTATATGCAGGTCCAGAATGTGTTAAGGTTTCAAGTTCTTTTCATTTGactatatctatattaatggcaatatatttattaggtACATTATACATAGCCATGTTTCAAGTTTTTGTAGCAGATAATAGTAAATGGTGTCGAGGATTTAGAGCTGGGTCTAAATTATTATCAGCAGCTGTGACTTTAGATCTTTTATCTTCTATATTAAGATTAgttcaatatttatatgcatatttttatatgagtATGAGATGGTGGGCACGATATCAACAAACAAAATCAGACTGGACCTTATTACATTTTGGCAGCATTGTGCACAGCtttgctttatttatttatggagctgcttttttttacatgGAAGCTTACCACGATGAGGGTACCTACGAGGAGCTTGCTTGGTCCAATCTAACCTTGTTCAAACTGGCCGGACTTGCAG AATTGCTAATGGTGTTTTCCGGTTTTGGAGCCTTTTTCTCGATATTGTTGTTGGGAGCAATAATGTGTGCGACAGTTTGGGCTTTTTCTTTTGAGCCTTTGTTAGAAAAATGGTCTCCAGAATTACACAGTAGAGATATTAATGCAGATGTTTTACCGGAAGTAAAATATGATGGTGAACAGTGTGCATATAACGAAGAAAATGTTTATGAACCTTATAATGTAAACCCAGAAAATATCGAATATGGAGAAGAAATGGTTCAacaaaatatgaaagaaaaatatgtaaatggaAATTCTTATGATCCAAATATATATGGACAAAATAATGGTATACCAACCACCTATGATTATTCACAGATTGAAGGtcaaataaagaaaaatgctGAAATGGGTGTTtctgaaaataattatgtcaATACTAGccaatattga
- the PmUG01_05039500 gene encoding conserved Plasmodium protein, unknown function, with protein sequence MYYIKKYEHKLLSETLRFLGFTIKWGIHENGYWLTNLNYSFDYILSNLIVKYFKDKKARTVLDVGCGYGYYVNELNFHKIKSFGVDGNFKLVNSLKNENIYTLDATSEHFVPNLLEKINMSNKKEDMKKKDQLFEKSKAIKMSTENIRNILTFDYVLCLNVGEYIPKKKEEVFLKNLDRINRRGIIISWDIPNNFNIGTINEKKGEEILDLFLNNYCYTYDEKTSKMFRENCSNNVLKNCIYIFEKKKI encoded by the exons atgtattatataaaaaagtatgaaCACAAGCTTTTGAGTGAAACTTTAAGATTTTTAGGCTTTACAATAAAATGGGGAATTCATGAAAACGGGTATTGGTTAACCAACTTAAATTATTCGtttgattatattttatcaaacTTAAtcgtaaaatattttaaggatAAAA AAGCAAGGACCGTTTTAGACGTTGGGTGTGGTTATGGGTACTACGTGAATGAATtgaattttcataaaataaagtcCTTTGGTGTGGATGGTAATTTTAAGCTAGTTAATTCCCTGAAAAATG aaaatatatacacgcTTGATGCTACAAGCGAACATTTTGTGCCCAACTTGCTTGAAAAGATTAACATGTCcaacaaaaaagaagatatgaaaaaaaaagatcaaCTTTTTGAAAAGAGTAAAGCTATAAAAATGAGTAcagaaaatataagaaaCATTTTAACATTTGATTACGTGTTGTGTCTGAATGTTGGTGAATACATCCCTAAG aaaaaggaagaagtGTTTCTTAAAAATCTTGACAGAATAAACAGACgaggaataataatatcatgGGACATACCcaacaattttaatataggtacaattaatgaaaaaaaaggagaagaaATACTagatctttttttaaataattattgctATACATATGATGAAAAGACTAGTAAAATGTTTAGAGAAAACTGCAGCAATAATGTCCTTAAAAATTGCATATACattttcgaaaaaaaaaaaatttaa
- the PmUG01_05039400 gene encoding serpentine receptor, putative, with amino-acid sequence MGRVLLRKRLLLFLFLLLYITNIDEDNFLKECEKGLCVRVYEGGTNNNYNSNNYNDNNYNNYINNNYNDNNYNDNNYNSNNYNDNNYNSNNYNNNYNSKIYYAFLLVQYVKEMKVHVINLLLRGANISPIFVSSKVIYGLYNDRNYSKISNFCYTKNLQKNGIVKLSNLFVPNTKFLILDKTDDEIYNYAQNRKGKHCADLEKEALFMHSFNDVSPEYLKTSYFVYEKDINNKLTEKNLNFILLNCGKKYKNAFKIEFRNNMNFLKDQFSCEDQEIYMLLMVILSFLFLVYYRKREVLRRGNNALIESVHCAILFFFFSNILYFVHIISYAFNGSGFSVLKVLSQIYESIFDCFVISILCYILNRRNNKAKSVDTYRTSLIYAVLKFLYTLSEIQNHQNLNLYSSMHSVIALPFVLHRIFIAVLIYNNSKNLLKEKKNMDEKLFIIFDTLLYNSWILSIPVLYFFMKNFSVHFTHLFIHFVNLSILIYLVYNISGKKYEQLESKYPYIDLQ; translated from the exons ATGGGAAGAGTACTACTGAGAAAGAGGCTGCTCCTCTTTTTGTTCCTTTTACTGTACATAACAAACATAGATGAGGATAATTTTCTGAAAGAATGCGAGAAAGGATTGTGTGTAAGAGTATATGAGGGAGGAACAAATAACAATTACAACAGTAATAACTATAACgacaataattataacaattacATCAATAATAACTATAACGACAATAATTATAACgacaataattataacagtaataattataacgacaataattataacagtaataattataacaataattataatagtaagatctattatgcttttttattagtaCAATATGTTAAAGAGATGAAGGTACACGTTATCAATCTGCTATTAAGGGGAGCAAACATAAGCCCGATTTTTGTATCATCTAAAGTAATATATGGACTGTATAATGATAGAAATTATAGCAAAATTTCAAATTTCTGTTACACGAAAAATTTACAGAAAAATGGAATTGTAAAATTGTCTAACCTTTTTGTGCCTAACACAAAATTTCTTATACTAGACAAAACAGatgatgaaatatataattatgcacAAAATAGAAAAGGGAAACACTGCGCAGATTTGGAAAAGGAAGCATTGTTTATGCATTCTTTTAATGATGTATCACCTGAGTATCTTAAAACATCCTATTTTGTAtatgaaaaagatataaataataaattaacggaaaaaaatttaaattttattctacTTAATTGtggaaagaaatataaaaatgcgTTCAAGATTGAGTTCagaaataatatgaactTTTTGAAGGATCAATTTTCTTGTGAAGACCAAG AGATATACATGCTATTGATGGTTATATTAAGCTTCTTATTTTTGGTTTACTATCGAAAAAGAGAAGTGTTAAGAAGAGGAAATAATGCATTAATAGAATCCGTCCATTGtgcaatattatttttttttttttctaatattctttactttgttcatataatttcttaTGCATTCAATGGGTCAGGCTTTAGTGTTCTCAAGGTATTGAGCCAAATATATGAATCAATATTTGATTGTTTTGTTATTTCAATactttgttatatattaaatagaagaaataataaagcgAAAAGTGTTGACACATACAGGACATCGCTTATATATGcagtattaaaatttttatacacTTTATCTGAAATACAAAATCATCagaatttaaatttatactCCTCGATGCACTCAG ttatagCACTTCCATTCGTTCTTCATCGAATATTCATTGCAG TGCTAATCTATAACAACAGCAAGAATCTtttgaaggaaaaaaagaatatggATGAGAAGCTCTTCATCATTTTTGATACCTTATT GTACAATTCGTGGATATTATCAATTCCtgtcctttatttttttatgaaaaatttttcagT GCACTTTACTCATTTGTTCATACATTTCGTTAACCtttctattttaatat atttAGTATACAATATCTCAGGAAAGAAATATGAACAGTTAGAATCAAAGTATCCATACATAGACTTacagtaa
- the PmUG01_05039800 gene encoding BSD-domain protein, putative — MGNKHSRRKKYELCEMQYEKEFELKFPWNEIIKWGSHDLNVDISIITIQNIIEYIKDITMDEETFFHMTEGNSLDAFHFDENFVLWAKSLLKEINNLKKVRYNVVPKLISENEFWLRYFSTIKMIIVKEAFKCTKN, encoded by the exons ATGGGAAATAAGCATAGCAGGAGAAAGAAATATGAGTTATGTGAAATGCAGTATGAAAAag aattcgAGTTAAAATTTCCCTGgaatgaaattattaaatggGGAAGTCATGATTTAAATGTAGATATAAGCATTATAacaattcaaaatataattgaatatataaaggATATAACAATGGATGAAGAAACCTTCTTTCATATGACAGAAGGAAATAGTTTAGATGCATTTCATTTTGATGAGAACTTTGTTCTGTGGGCAAAAtcattattaaaagaaattaataatttaaaaaaagtaagatATAATGTTGTTCCAAAACTAATCAGCGAAAATGAATTTTGGCTTAGATACTTCTCTACCATAAAAATGATCATTGTTAAAGAAGCATTCAAATGTACCAAAaattga
- the PmUG01_05039600 gene encoding conserved Plasmodium protein, unknown function produces MKKIEKRSCQSVNKIYNHHINVNEGNKDCKNSNNNIIFANGHKNNSIEEHNKNRKIANIRVNWVDYNNGRGGNDYASDNKKVSCIYKQAEMKAEKRDDKRGEKKENFISKIVGVEEKGKSKSITRMTTIMEPRGNTKDKMAINSNIVNNIKETSSEVPDGKNAFVKLNDKKIKNSKNLVNDKGQLLHISMKKDKTKMSVNNCNRKSFEKNGTNCSKTKNRENNENKKKNKNKKDLLNSLEINGIQIKNNKFILKFKDKLNKVHKYFFPIYKYGDETIARNKAILLKIHMYSCLYCQNGILCNFVENYTL; encoded by the coding sequence atgaaaaaaatcGAAAAAAGAAGCTGTCAAAgcgttaataaaatttacaatcATCATATTAACGTGAATGAAGGAAATAAAGACTGTAAgaatagcaataataatataatttttgcaaacggacacaaaaataatagtatagaggagcataataaaaatagaaaaatcgCCAATATAAGAGTGAATTGGGttgattataataatgggAGGGGTGGAAATGATTACGCATCGGATAATAAAAAGGTATCGTGTATTTATAAACAGGCAGAAATGAAAGCAGAAAAGAGGGATGATAAaagaggagaaaaaaaagaaaatttcaTATCAAAAATTGTAGGAGTAGAAGAAAAGGGTAAAAGTAAATCGATAACACGAATGACAACAATAATGGAACCGAGAGGGAATACCAAAGATAAAATGGCCATCAATAGTAATATAGTTAATAACATTAAAGAAACAAGTTCAGAAGTTCCTGATGGTAAAAATGCTTTTGTAAAGTTaaacgataaaaaaataaaaaattcaaaaaatttagtaAATGATAAAGGacaattattacatataagtatgaaaaaagataaaacaaaaatgagcgttaataattgtaatagaaaaagttttgaaaaaaatggaacaaaTTGCTCCAAAActaaaaatagagaaaacaatgaaaataaaaaaaaaaataaaaataaaaaggatttACTTAATTCTTTGGAAATTAATGGAATacagataaaaaataacaaattcattcttaaatttaaagataaattaaataaagttCATAAGTACTTTTTTCCCATATATAAGTATGGCGATGAAACTATTGCAAGAAACAAagcaattttattaaaaattcatatgtATTCTTGTTTATATTGTCAGAATGGTATTCTTTGTAATTTTGTAGAGAATTATACACTATGA
- the ARP gene encoding asparagine-rich protein: protein MCTKKTISLFLLFMCYYVDGKSVLRKKNRVFGNTQLTDKLDNKTAFLNLKNVKTHNENKERAVLHNNSEHLNKNSLEAKKNESFIFLKAKSKENENDDDEDSDDEEDENGGNQSDNNSENNSSNDEESDNNSIDDHNHNDNKGNNMQPNNYNHPMNNKNNNPNNSAYTALPPPPPVAYHPSSLPKTASGIVGHVVSKVFTTGLQLMGVP, encoded by the coding sequence ATGTGTACAAAGAAGACTAtaagtttatttttactttttatgtGTTATTATGTTGATGGGAAAAGTGTtttaagaaagaaaaatcGTGTGTTTGGTAATACTCAGTTAACAGATAAATTAGATAATAAAACagcttttttaaatttaaaaaacgtCAAAACgcataatgaaaataaggaAAGGGCAGTACTGCATAATAATTCTGAACATTTGAATAAGAATTCTTtagaagcaaaaaaaaatgaatcgttcatatttttaaaagccAAATCGAAAGAGAATGAAAATGATGACGATGAAGACAGCGATGATGAAGAGGATGAAAATGGAGGAAACCAAAGCGACAACAACAGtgaaaataatagtagtaatgaTGAGGAAAgtgataataatagtattgATGATCATAACCATAATGATAATAAGGGGAATAATATGCAACCAAATAATTATAACCATCCGATGAATAACAAGAACAATAATCCTAATAACAGTGCATATACGGCTCTTCCTCCACCACCCCCCGTAGCTTATCATCCTTCCAGCTTACCAAAAACTGCTTCAGGAATAGTAGGGCATGTCGTTTCGAAGGTTTTTACAACGGGCTTGCAGTTGATGGGCGTGCCATAG